One window from the genome of Danaus plexippus chromosome 3 unlocalized genomic scaffold, MEX_DaPlex mxdp_30, whole genome shotgun sequence encodes:
- the LOC116770198 gene encoding serine/threonine-protein kinase mig-15 isoform X2: MAHQLAPSVNCSLDDIDLSALKDPAGIFELIEVVGNGTYGQVYKGRHTKTGQLAAIKVMDVTQDEEEEIKLEINVLKKYSTHRNIATYYGAFIKKSPPGKDDQLWLVMEYCGAGSVTDLVKSTKGQSLKEEWISYICREILRGLSHLHSNKVIHRDIKGQNVLLTDNAEVKLVDFGVSAQLDRTIGRRNTFIGTPYWMAPEVIACDENPEATYDNRSDLWSLGITALEMAESQPPLCDLHPMRALFLIPRNPPPRLKSKRWAKKFHSFIETVLVKDYHQRPYTEQLLKHSFIRDQPTERQVRIQLKDHIDRCKKRKQDNSVREDYKYSGSEGEEEDNAVAGEPSSIVHNAAAHQGGDTLRRNFQQIQEGRANEAQQPQPPPKRNSKRDEREEIPEPGPPARPTIPQRLIVVPDPQAQQPNRYRPLPPTPKSSGSSNSSGSNNGTPPAGPQPPQRGSQHFKPMIPPRRPEDLDKLAAQLNELGVVSGNEPPNRPPRAPTNGQGPPVERNTQEPTFEESESDSEAEESGGRVRNDGTLLASDPPKPLPGLSAVSEDGCGGCAPTRPLPPTPDDDDPHADRTLVKRRETEKDKIQTEVDEVVLLKDWDFARFFPSKSTELKEEKKDLTKDSEQKRMQLQRQSRIEMEDAWVKYKGIATPPARHKQIQQKPIEKTTQDKLSDIMKYKKEQDDTPNRFFRGFRRENSDLFPLSSTRHSAFYLPKHDNHNEANKQLRSSGIFNHSRKQSNKPQTSGEPVLTDFIKMNDSLKMAKKNEIKIADKKTSDRKSPPTNPIEALKNVAVLLRQDSENNSTSRQSSINSDSPATSICFSSGASFEKQGTLDLTANTLDKKDMSDNNIVRPRREKTESDIIFRRNSQFNRHTELLSSGQEAVIAQEQGRSSGNEGSGSRTSSVLPDLLSQAGQPTTPPRHDKSTSEEKQRSFITFGFGAGSTGSGTGGSGNASRRESHVNVNVTPTGHDLSSDTPEIRKYKKRFNSEILCAALWGVNLLIGTENGLMLLDRSGQGKVYQLISRRRFQQMEVLEGQNILVTVSGKKNRVRVYYLSWLKSKILRTDGLSDQVERRNGWINVGELQGAVHFRIVKYERIKFLVIALKDSIEIYAWAPKPYHKFMAFKSFGDLQHRPLLVDLTIEEGTRLKVIYGSADGFHAVDLDTASVYDIYIPKHTQGAIVPHCIVPLPNSNGVQLLLCYDNEGVYVNTYGRVSKNIVLQWGEMPTSVAYIGTGQIMGWGNKAIEIRSVESGHLDGVFMHKKAQRLKFLCERNDKVFFSSAKGGSSCQIYFMTLNKPGMANW, from the exons ATGGCGCATCAACTGGCACCGTCTGTAAATTGTTCATTGGACGACATTGACCTCAGTGCTCTGAAG GACCCAGCTGGGATATTTGAACTCATAGAAGTTGTGGGCAATGGCACCTATGGACAAGTATACAAG ggACGCCACACAAAAACAGGACAACTTGCTGCCATCAAAGTTATGGACGTAACACAAGATGAAGAAGAAGAGATAAAGCTTgaaatcaatgttttaaaaaagtactCCACCCATCGCAACATTGCGACCTATTATGGtgcttttatcaaaaaaagcCCTCCCGGTAAAGATGACCAGTTATGGCTGGTTATGGAATATTGTGGTGCTG GATCTGTAACTGATTTGGTGAAATCAACCAAAGGGCAGTCTTTGAAAGAGGAATGGATTTCCTATATATGCAGAGAAATCTTGAGAGGTCTCAGTCATTTACACTCAAACAAGGTTATACACCGAGACATCAAAGGGCAGAATGTGCTGCTTACGGACAACGCTGAAGTTAAATTAG TGGATTTTGGGGTATCCGCACAGTTGGATCGAACGATTGGTAGAAGGAATACGTTCATTGGTACACCGTATTGGATGGCGCCGGAAGTCATTGCTTGCGATGAGAACCCCGAAGCGACATACGACAATCGCTCTGACCTTTGGTCTCTTGGTATAACTGCTCTCGAAATGGCCGAAAGCCAACCGCCGTTATGTGATCTTCATCCCATGAGAGCTCTATTCCTTATTCCtag AAATCCACCACCTCGCTTGAAGTCGAAGAGGTGGGCGAAAAAATTTCACAGCTTCATTGAGACTGTACTTGTGAAAGATTATCATCAGCGCCCCTACACTGAACAGctattaaaacattcattCATCAG GGATCAGCCAACCGAGAGGCAGGTGAGGATACAGTTGAAGGATCATATAGACAGGTGTAAGAAGAGAAAGCAGGATAACTCGGTGCGTGAAGACTACAAGTACTCTGGCTCCGAGGGAGAGGAGGAGGATAATGCTGTTGCTGGAGAGCCGTCATCCATAGTACACAATGCAGCCGCACACCAGGGTGGTGATACGCTGAGGAGGAACTTCCAGCAGATACAGGAGGGACG AGCTAACGAGGCCCAGCAGCCACAGCCACCACCCAAGCGCAACAGTAAACGTGACGAACGTGAAGAAATTCCAG AACCCGGCCCACCTGCGAGGCCGACAATTCCACAAAGACTGATCGTAGTGCCAGACCCACAGGCTCAACAACCAAATAGATATag ACCATTGCCTCCGACCCCTAAGTCGTCGGGCTCCTCTAACAGCTCGGGTTCCAACAACGGCACGCCCCCGGCCGGACCGCAGCCTCCGCAGCGTGGATCGCAACACTTCAAGCCCATG ATACCGCCGCGACGGCCGGAG GATCTAGATAAACTGGCTGCGCAACTGAATGAATTGGGTGTGGTATCAGGCAATGAACCACCGAATAGGCCTCCGAGGGCGCCGACTAACGGAcaag GTCCTCCAGTGGAGAGGAATACACAGGAACCTACTTTCGAAGAATCCGAAAGTGACTCCGAGGCCGAGGAGAGCGGAGGGAGAGTTCGCAACGACGGAACATTACTGGCCAGCGACCCTCCGAAACCGCT GCCGGGTTTGAGCGCTGTATCAGAGGACGGATGCGGAGGCTGTGCGCCCACTCGTCCTCTACCACCGACGCCGGACGATGACGATCCACACGCAGATCGCACACTCGTCAAGCGG AGGGAGACTGAGAAAGATAAAATACAAACGGAGGTCGATGAGGTCGTTCTGCTGAAGGACTGGGACTTTGCCAGATTTTTCCCATCGAAAAGTACTGAgctaaaagaagaaaaaaaagatcTAACAAAAGACTCTGAACAAAAACGGATGCAACTACAGCGACAATCTAGAATTGAAATGGAGGATGCGTGGGTGAAGTACAAAGGTATAGCGACACCGCCGGCCCgtcataaacaaatacaacAGAAACCGATAGAAAAAACCACTCAAGATAAACTATCAGACATCATGAAGTACAAAAAGGAGCAAGATGATACTCCAAATAGATTCTTTAGAGGTTTCCGGCGAGAGAACTCTGACCTCTTCCCCTTGTCAAGCACCCGACACTCTGCGTTTTATTTGCCAAAACACGATAATCATAATGAAGCCAACAAACAACTAAGGTCCAGCGGTATTTTCAATCATTCCCGTAAACAATCAAACAAACCACAGACCTCAGGCGAACCTGTACTAACAGACTTCATAAAGATGAATGACAGCTTAAAGATGGCCAAAAAGAACGAAATCAAGATAGCAGACAAGAAAACCTCTGATAGGAAATCACCGCCGACCAATCCGATAGAGGCCTTAAAGAACGTGGCCGTGTTGTTGAGACAGGACAGTGAGAACAACAGCACAAGTCGGCAGAGCAGCATTAACAGTGACTCGCCGGCGACCAGCATTTGTTTCAGCAGCGGTGCCTCCTTCGAAAAACAAGGCACGCTGGATCTAACTGCCAACACGCTGGACAAAAAAGACATGTCAGACAATAACATAGTTAGACCGCGCAGAGAAAAGACTGAATCAGATATCATATTCAGAAGAAATTCACAATTTAATAGGCACACAGAGCTATTATCAAGTGGGCAGGAAGCGGTAATCGCACAGGAACAG GGCCGTTCAAGTGGCAATGAAGGCAGTGGTTCTCGCACCAGCTCGGTGCTGCCTGATCTTCTCTCTCAAGCCGGACAGCCGACTACTCCTCCGCGCCACGATAAATCAACAAGCGAAGAG AAGCAGCGGTCGTTTATAACATTCGGCTTCGGTGCGGGCTCTACCGGCAGCGGCACCGGCGGTTCCGGCAACGCCTCACGCCGTGAAAGCCACGTGAATGTCAACGTGACGCCGACAGGACACGACCTCTCCTCTGATACCCCCGAGATTAGGAAATATAAGAAGAGATTCAATTCTGAGATTTTGTGCGCGGCACTGTGGG GAGTAAATCTTCTCATCGGCACCGAAAACGGTTTGATGCTGCTGGATCGTTCCGGCCAAGGAAAGGTGTATCAGTTGATCTCAAGACGCCGCTTCCAACAGATGGAAGTGCTAGAAGGCCAAAATATACTCGTCACTGTTTCTGGAAAAAAGAACCGCGTTCGTGTCTACTACTTGAGCTGGTTAAAATCAAAGATTTTGCGTACTGATGGCTTAAGCGAC CAAGTTGAACGGAGGAATGGCTGGATTAACGTAGGAGAATTACAGGGCGCCGTTCATTTCCGTATAGTGAAGTATGAGCGCATCAAGTTCCTCGTGATCGCTCTTAAAGACTCCATCGAGATCTATGCGTGGGCTCCCAAACCATATCACAAATTTATGGCCTTTAAAAGTTTTGGGGACTTGCAACATAG ACCTCTACTAGTTGACCTAACTATCGAGGAAGGTACAAGACTGAAAGTAATTTACGGTTCAGCGGACGGTTTCCACGCTGTTGATCTCGATACTGCCAgtgtatatgatatttatattccaaaGCAT ACGCAAGGAGCAATTGTTCCGCATTGCATAGTACCATTGCCTAATTCAAATGGTGTCCAACTATTGTTATGCTATGATAATGAAGGCGTATACGTAAATACTTATGGTAGGGTTAGCAAAAATATAGTTCTGCAG TGGGGCGAGATGCCTACTTCGGTCGCCTACATAGGAACTGGCCAAATAATGGGTTGGGGCAATAAAGCCATTGAAATACGATCCGTAGAGAGTGGGCATCTTGACGGTGTGTTTATGCACAAAAAAGCCCAACGTCTCAAGTTTTTATGTGAACGTAATGACAAGGTATTCTTCTCATCGGCAAAAGGTGGCTCGTCctgtcaaatatattttatgacattgaATAAACCTGGAATGGCGAATTGGTAG
- the LOC116770198 gene encoding serine/threonine-protein kinase mig-15 isoform X1 — MAHQLAPSVNCSLDDIDLSALKDPAGIFELIEVVGNGTYGQVYKGRHTKTGQLAAIKVMDVTQDEEEEIKLEINVLKKYSTHRNIATYYGAFIKKSPPGKDDQLWLVMEYCGAGSVTDLVKSTKGQSLKEEWISYICREILRGLSHLHSNKVIHRDIKGQNVLLTDNAEVKLVDFGVSAQLDRTIGRRNTFIGTPYWMAPEVIACDENPEATYDNRSDLWSLGITALEMAESQPPLCDLHPMRALFLIPRNPPPRLKSKRWAKKFHSFIETVLVKDYHQRPYTEQLLKHSFIRDQPTERQVRIQLKDHIDRCKKRKQDNSVREDYKYSGSEGEEEDNAVAGEPSSIVHNAAAHQGGDTLRRNFQQIQEGRANEAQQPQPPPKRNSKRDEREEIPEPGPPARPTIPQRLIVVPDPQAQQPNRYRPLPPTPKSSGSSNSSGSNNGTPPAGPQPPQRGSQHFKPMIPPRRPEDLDKLAAQLNELGVVSGNEPPNRPPRAPTNGQGPPVERNTQEPTFEESESDSEAEESGGRVRNDGTLLASDPPKPLPGLSAVSEDGCGGCAPTRPLPPTPDDDDPHADRTLVKRRETEKDKIQTEVDEVVLLKDWDFARFFPSKSTELKEEKKDLTKDSEQKRMQLQRQSRIEMEDAWVKYKGIATPPARHKQIQQKPIEKTTQDKLSDIMKYKKEQDDTPNRFFRGFRRENSDLFPLSSTRHSAFYLPKHDNHNEANKQLRSSGIFNHSRKQSNKPQTSGEPVLTDFIKMNDSLKMAKKNEIKIADKKTSDRKSPPTNPIEALKNVAVLLRQDSENNSTSRQSSINSDSPATSICFSSGASFEKQGTLDLTANTLDKKDMSDNNIVRPRREKTESDIIFRRNSQFNRHTELLSSGQEAVIAQEQGRSSGNEGSGSRTSSVLPDLLSQAGQPTTPPRHDKSTSEEYRQAIAGGAPVHHHHHPPSSVQSTPSKSFIAGSSPHPLQHSPSNSSVGSQQQFLPLQQKQRSFITFGFGAGSTGSGTGGSGNASRRESHVNVNVTPTGHDLSSDTPEIRKYKKRFNSEILCAALWGVNLLIGTENGLMLLDRSGQGKVYQLISRRRFQQMEVLEGQNILVTVSGKKNRVRVYYLSWLKSKILRTDGLSDQVERRNGWINVGELQGAVHFRIVKYERIKFLVIALKDSIEIYAWAPKPYHKFMAFKSFGDLQHRPLLVDLTIEEGTRLKVIYGSADGFHAVDLDTASVYDIYIPKHTQGAIVPHCIVPLPNSNGVQLLLCYDNEGVYVNTYGRVSKNIVLQWGEMPTSVAYIGTGQIMGWGNKAIEIRSVESGHLDGVFMHKKAQRLKFLCERNDKVFFSSAKGGSSCQIYFMTLNKPGMANW, encoded by the exons ATGGCGCATCAACTGGCACCGTCTGTAAATTGTTCATTGGACGACATTGACCTCAGTGCTCTGAAG GACCCAGCTGGGATATTTGAACTCATAGAAGTTGTGGGCAATGGCACCTATGGACAAGTATACAAG ggACGCCACACAAAAACAGGACAACTTGCTGCCATCAAAGTTATGGACGTAACACAAGATGAAGAAGAAGAGATAAAGCTTgaaatcaatgttttaaaaaagtactCCACCCATCGCAACATTGCGACCTATTATGGtgcttttatcaaaaaaagcCCTCCCGGTAAAGATGACCAGTTATGGCTGGTTATGGAATATTGTGGTGCTG GATCTGTAACTGATTTGGTGAAATCAACCAAAGGGCAGTCTTTGAAAGAGGAATGGATTTCCTATATATGCAGAGAAATCTTGAGAGGTCTCAGTCATTTACACTCAAACAAGGTTATACACCGAGACATCAAAGGGCAGAATGTGCTGCTTACGGACAACGCTGAAGTTAAATTAG TGGATTTTGGGGTATCCGCACAGTTGGATCGAACGATTGGTAGAAGGAATACGTTCATTGGTACACCGTATTGGATGGCGCCGGAAGTCATTGCTTGCGATGAGAACCCCGAAGCGACATACGACAATCGCTCTGACCTTTGGTCTCTTGGTATAACTGCTCTCGAAATGGCCGAAAGCCAACCGCCGTTATGTGATCTTCATCCCATGAGAGCTCTATTCCTTATTCCtag AAATCCACCACCTCGCTTGAAGTCGAAGAGGTGGGCGAAAAAATTTCACAGCTTCATTGAGACTGTACTTGTGAAAGATTATCATCAGCGCCCCTACACTGAACAGctattaaaacattcattCATCAG GGATCAGCCAACCGAGAGGCAGGTGAGGATACAGTTGAAGGATCATATAGACAGGTGTAAGAAGAGAAAGCAGGATAACTCGGTGCGTGAAGACTACAAGTACTCTGGCTCCGAGGGAGAGGAGGAGGATAATGCTGTTGCTGGAGAGCCGTCATCCATAGTACACAATGCAGCCGCACACCAGGGTGGTGATACGCTGAGGAGGAACTTCCAGCAGATACAGGAGGGACG AGCTAACGAGGCCCAGCAGCCACAGCCACCACCCAAGCGCAACAGTAAACGTGACGAACGTGAAGAAATTCCAG AACCCGGCCCACCTGCGAGGCCGACAATTCCACAAAGACTGATCGTAGTGCCAGACCCACAGGCTCAACAACCAAATAGATATag ACCATTGCCTCCGACCCCTAAGTCGTCGGGCTCCTCTAACAGCTCGGGTTCCAACAACGGCACGCCCCCGGCCGGACCGCAGCCTCCGCAGCGTGGATCGCAACACTTCAAGCCCATG ATACCGCCGCGACGGCCGGAG GATCTAGATAAACTGGCTGCGCAACTGAATGAATTGGGTGTGGTATCAGGCAATGAACCACCGAATAGGCCTCCGAGGGCGCCGACTAACGGAcaag GTCCTCCAGTGGAGAGGAATACACAGGAACCTACTTTCGAAGAATCCGAAAGTGACTCCGAGGCCGAGGAGAGCGGAGGGAGAGTTCGCAACGACGGAACATTACTGGCCAGCGACCCTCCGAAACCGCT GCCGGGTTTGAGCGCTGTATCAGAGGACGGATGCGGAGGCTGTGCGCCCACTCGTCCTCTACCACCGACGCCGGACGATGACGATCCACACGCAGATCGCACACTCGTCAAGCGG AGGGAGACTGAGAAAGATAAAATACAAACGGAGGTCGATGAGGTCGTTCTGCTGAAGGACTGGGACTTTGCCAGATTTTTCCCATCGAAAAGTACTGAgctaaaagaagaaaaaaaagatcTAACAAAAGACTCTGAACAAAAACGGATGCAACTACAGCGACAATCTAGAATTGAAATGGAGGATGCGTGGGTGAAGTACAAAGGTATAGCGACACCGCCGGCCCgtcataaacaaatacaacAGAAACCGATAGAAAAAACCACTCAAGATAAACTATCAGACATCATGAAGTACAAAAAGGAGCAAGATGATACTCCAAATAGATTCTTTAGAGGTTTCCGGCGAGAGAACTCTGACCTCTTCCCCTTGTCAAGCACCCGACACTCTGCGTTTTATTTGCCAAAACACGATAATCATAATGAAGCCAACAAACAACTAAGGTCCAGCGGTATTTTCAATCATTCCCGTAAACAATCAAACAAACCACAGACCTCAGGCGAACCTGTACTAACAGACTTCATAAAGATGAATGACAGCTTAAAGATGGCCAAAAAGAACGAAATCAAGATAGCAGACAAGAAAACCTCTGATAGGAAATCACCGCCGACCAATCCGATAGAGGCCTTAAAGAACGTGGCCGTGTTGTTGAGACAGGACAGTGAGAACAACAGCACAAGTCGGCAGAGCAGCATTAACAGTGACTCGCCGGCGACCAGCATTTGTTTCAGCAGCGGTGCCTCCTTCGAAAAACAAGGCACGCTGGATCTAACTGCCAACACGCTGGACAAAAAAGACATGTCAGACAATAACATAGTTAGACCGCGCAGAGAAAAGACTGAATCAGATATCATATTCAGAAGAAATTCACAATTTAATAGGCACACAGAGCTATTATCAAGTGGGCAGGAAGCGGTAATCGCACAGGAACAG GGCCGTTCAAGTGGCAATGAAGGCAGTGGTTCTCGCACCAGCTCGGTGCTGCCTGATCTTCTCTCTCAAGCCGGACAGCCGACTACTCCTCCGCGCCACGATAAATCAACAAGCGAAGAG TATAGGCAGGCGATCGCTGGAGGCGCTCCCGTCCATCATCACCACCACCCCCCCTCCTCGGTCCAATCGACCCCTTCTAAGTCCTTCATCGCCGGCTCTTCCCCTCACCCCCTCCAACACTCCCCCTCCAACTCATCGGTCGGCTCGCAGCAACAGTTCCTTCCATTGCAACAGAAGCAGCGGTCGTTTATAACATTCGGCTTCGGTGCGGGCTCTACCGGCAGCGGCACCGGCGGTTCCGGCAACGCCTCACGCCGTGAAAGCCACGTGAATGTCAACGTGACGCCGACAGGACACGACCTCTCCTCTGATACCCCCGAGATTAGGAAATATAAGAAGAGATTCAATTCTGAGATTTTGTGCGCGGCACTGTGGG GAGTAAATCTTCTCATCGGCACCGAAAACGGTTTGATGCTGCTGGATCGTTCCGGCCAAGGAAAGGTGTATCAGTTGATCTCAAGACGCCGCTTCCAACAGATGGAAGTGCTAGAAGGCCAAAATATACTCGTCACTGTTTCTGGAAAAAAGAACCGCGTTCGTGTCTACTACTTGAGCTGGTTAAAATCAAAGATTTTGCGTACTGATGGCTTAAGCGAC CAAGTTGAACGGAGGAATGGCTGGATTAACGTAGGAGAATTACAGGGCGCCGTTCATTTCCGTATAGTGAAGTATGAGCGCATCAAGTTCCTCGTGATCGCTCTTAAAGACTCCATCGAGATCTATGCGTGGGCTCCCAAACCATATCACAAATTTATGGCCTTTAAAAGTTTTGGGGACTTGCAACATAG ACCTCTACTAGTTGACCTAACTATCGAGGAAGGTACAAGACTGAAAGTAATTTACGGTTCAGCGGACGGTTTCCACGCTGTTGATCTCGATACTGCCAgtgtatatgatatttatattccaaaGCAT ACGCAAGGAGCAATTGTTCCGCATTGCATAGTACCATTGCCTAATTCAAATGGTGTCCAACTATTGTTATGCTATGATAATGAAGGCGTATACGTAAATACTTATGGTAGGGTTAGCAAAAATATAGTTCTGCAG TGGGGCGAGATGCCTACTTCGGTCGCCTACATAGGAACTGGCCAAATAATGGGTTGGGGCAATAAAGCCATTGAAATACGATCCGTAGAGAGTGGGCATCTTGACGGTGTGTTTATGCACAAAAAAGCCCAACGTCTCAAGTTTTTATGTGAACGTAATGACAAGGTATTCTTCTCATCGGCAAAAGGTGGCTCGTCctgtcaaatatattttatgacattgaATAAACCTGGAATGGCGAATTGGTAG
- the LOC116770198 gene encoding misshapen-like kinase 1 isoform X4, whose amino-acid sequence MAHQLAPSVNCSLDDIDLSALKDPAGIFELIEVVGNGTYGQVYKGRHTKTGQLAAIKVMDVTQDEEEEIKLEINVLKKYSTHRNIATYYGAFIKKSPPGKDDQLWLVMEYCGAGSVTDLVKSTKGQSLKEEWISYICREILRGLSHLHSNKVIHRDIKGQNVLLTDNAEVKLVDFGVSAQLDRTIGRRNTFIGTPYWMAPEVIACDENPEATYDNRSDLWSLGITALEMAESQPPLCDLHPMRALFLIPRNPPPRLKSKRWAKKFHSFIETVLVKDYHQRPYTEQLLKHSFIRDQPTERQVRIQLKDHIDRCKKRKQDNSVREDYKYSGSEGEEEDNAVAGEPSSIVHNAAAHQGGDTLRRNFQQIQEGRANEAQQPQPPPKRNSKRDEREEIPEPGPPARPTIPQRLIVVPDPQAQQPNRYRPLPPTPKSSGSSNSSGSNNGTPPAGPQPPQRGSQHFKPMIPPRRPEDLDKLAAQLNELGVVSGNEPPNRPPRAPTNGQGPPVERNTQEPTFEESESDSEAEESGGRVRNDGTLLASDPPKPLPGLSAVSEDGCGGCAPTRPLPPTPDDDDPHADRTLVKRGRSSGNEGSGSRTSSVLPDLLSQAGQPTTPPRHDKSTSEEKQRSFITFGFGAGSTGSGTGGSGNASRRESHVNVNVTPTGHDLSSDTPEIRKYKKRFNSEILCAALWGVNLLIGTENGLMLLDRSGQGKVYQLISRRRFQQMEVLEGQNILVTVSGKKNRVRVYYLSWLKSKILRTDGLSDQVERRNGWINVGELQGAVHFRIVKYERIKFLVIALKDSIEIYAWAPKPYHKFMAFKSFGDLQHRPLLVDLTIEEGTRLKVIYGSADGFHAVDLDTASVYDIYIPKHTQGAIVPHCIVPLPNSNGVQLLLCYDNEGVYVNTYGRVSKNIVLQWGEMPTSVAYIGTGQIMGWGNKAIEIRSVESGHLDGVFMHKKAQRLKFLCERNDKVFFSSAKGGSSCQIYFMTLNKPGMANW is encoded by the exons ATGGCGCATCAACTGGCACCGTCTGTAAATTGTTCATTGGACGACATTGACCTCAGTGCTCTGAAG GACCCAGCTGGGATATTTGAACTCATAGAAGTTGTGGGCAATGGCACCTATGGACAAGTATACAAG ggACGCCACACAAAAACAGGACAACTTGCTGCCATCAAAGTTATGGACGTAACACAAGATGAAGAAGAAGAGATAAAGCTTgaaatcaatgttttaaaaaagtactCCACCCATCGCAACATTGCGACCTATTATGGtgcttttatcaaaaaaagcCCTCCCGGTAAAGATGACCAGTTATGGCTGGTTATGGAATATTGTGGTGCTG GATCTGTAACTGATTTGGTGAAATCAACCAAAGGGCAGTCTTTGAAAGAGGAATGGATTTCCTATATATGCAGAGAAATCTTGAGAGGTCTCAGTCATTTACACTCAAACAAGGTTATACACCGAGACATCAAAGGGCAGAATGTGCTGCTTACGGACAACGCTGAAGTTAAATTAG TGGATTTTGGGGTATCCGCACAGTTGGATCGAACGATTGGTAGAAGGAATACGTTCATTGGTACACCGTATTGGATGGCGCCGGAAGTCATTGCTTGCGATGAGAACCCCGAAGCGACATACGACAATCGCTCTGACCTTTGGTCTCTTGGTATAACTGCTCTCGAAATGGCCGAAAGCCAACCGCCGTTATGTGATCTTCATCCCATGAGAGCTCTATTCCTTATTCCtag AAATCCACCACCTCGCTTGAAGTCGAAGAGGTGGGCGAAAAAATTTCACAGCTTCATTGAGACTGTACTTGTGAAAGATTATCATCAGCGCCCCTACACTGAACAGctattaaaacattcattCATCAG GGATCAGCCAACCGAGAGGCAGGTGAGGATACAGTTGAAGGATCATATAGACAGGTGTAAGAAGAGAAAGCAGGATAACTCGGTGCGTGAAGACTACAAGTACTCTGGCTCCGAGGGAGAGGAGGAGGATAATGCTGTTGCTGGAGAGCCGTCATCCATAGTACACAATGCAGCCGCACACCAGGGTGGTGATACGCTGAGGAGGAACTTCCAGCAGATACAGGAGGGACG AGCTAACGAGGCCCAGCAGCCACAGCCACCACCCAAGCGCAACAGTAAACGTGACGAACGTGAAGAAATTCCAG AACCCGGCCCACCTGCGAGGCCGACAATTCCACAAAGACTGATCGTAGTGCCAGACCCACAGGCTCAACAACCAAATAGATATag ACCATTGCCTCCGACCCCTAAGTCGTCGGGCTCCTCTAACAGCTCGGGTTCCAACAACGGCACGCCCCCGGCCGGACCGCAGCCTCCGCAGCGTGGATCGCAACACTTCAAGCCCATG ATACCGCCGCGACGGCCGGAG GATCTAGATAAACTGGCTGCGCAACTGAATGAATTGGGTGTGGTATCAGGCAATGAACCACCGAATAGGCCTCCGAGGGCGCCGACTAACGGAcaag GTCCTCCAGTGGAGAGGAATACACAGGAACCTACTTTCGAAGAATCCGAAAGTGACTCCGAGGCCGAGGAGAGCGGAGGGAGAGTTCGCAACGACGGAACATTACTGGCCAGCGACCCTCCGAAACCGCT GCCGGGTTTGAGCGCTGTATCAGAGGACGGATGCGGAGGCTGTGCGCCCACTCGTCCTCTACCACCGACGCCGGACGATGACGATCCACACGCAGATCGCACACTCGTCAAGCGG GGCCGTTCAAGTGGCAATGAAGGCAGTGGTTCTCGCACCAGCTCGGTGCTGCCTGATCTTCTCTCTCAAGCCGGACAGCCGACTACTCCTCCGCGCCACGATAAATCAACAAGCGAAGAG AAGCAGCGGTCGTTTATAACATTCGGCTTCGGTGCGGGCTCTACCGGCAGCGGCACCGGCGGTTCCGGCAACGCCTCACGCCGTGAAAGCCACGTGAATGTCAACGTGACGCCGACAGGACACGACCTCTCCTCTGATACCCCCGAGATTAGGAAATATAAGAAGAGATTCAATTCTGAGATTTTGTGCGCGGCACTGTGGG GAGTAAATCTTCTCATCGGCACCGAAAACGGTTTGATGCTGCTGGATCGTTCCGGCCAAGGAAAGGTGTATCAGTTGATCTCAAGACGCCGCTTCCAACAGATGGAAGTGCTAGAAGGCCAAAATATACTCGTCACTGTTTCTGGAAAAAAGAACCGCGTTCGTGTCTACTACTTGAGCTGGTTAAAATCAAAGATTTTGCGTACTGATGGCTTAAGCGAC CAAGTTGAACGGAGGAATGGCTGGATTAACGTAGGAGAATTACAGGGCGCCGTTCATTTCCGTATAGTGAAGTATGAGCGCATCAAGTTCCTCGTGATCGCTCTTAAAGACTCCATCGAGATCTATGCGTGGGCTCCCAAACCATATCACAAATTTATGGCCTTTAAAAGTTTTGGGGACTTGCAACATAG ACCTCTACTAGTTGACCTAACTATCGAGGAAGGTACAAGACTGAAAGTAATTTACGGTTCAGCGGACGGTTTCCACGCTGTTGATCTCGATACTGCCAgtgtatatgatatttatattccaaaGCAT ACGCAAGGAGCAATTGTTCCGCATTGCATAGTACCATTGCCTAATTCAAATGGTGTCCAACTATTGTTATGCTATGATAATGAAGGCGTATACGTAAATACTTATGGTAGGGTTAGCAAAAATATAGTTCTGCAG TGGGGCGAGATGCCTACTTCGGTCGCCTACATAGGAACTGGCCAAATAATGGGTTGGGGCAATAAAGCCATTGAAATACGATCCGTAGAGAGTGGGCATCTTGACGGTGTGTTTATGCACAAAAAAGCCCAACGTCTCAAGTTTTTATGTGAACGTAATGACAAGGTATTCTTCTCATCGGCAAAAGGTGGCTCGTCctgtcaaatatattttatgacattgaATAAACCTGGAATGGCGAATTGGTAG